CAGACAGAGGCGATCTAGTGGGCAGGGTGGCAGGGGGAGCACTCTTCCCTGCCCCACTTTAGGGCCCACAAAAGCTAAGGCATGTGAGAGGCTGGTGGTTTTCCATTCCCAAGAGTCTATATGTTTATGAAGCATCTTCTCCCTCAGTTGCCCATGGGCCCCCAGGACAATTCTAGAAGATGCAGATAAAAAGGAGTTTCTCAcgtccatttgacagatgaggaaagcaaGGCTTAGAGGTGTGATGGACATGCCAGGCCCACCCATGATTTAGTGGCAGTAGGGAGGCAGGGATGTGAACCCAGGCCTTTTAACTGGAGGGCCAGGCCCTGCTGCCCATCATGGGCATGCCTCCCGGGTCTCCCACTGCCCTTGGCTATTGGGTAGGAAACATCAGCCCAAGCTCAAGGACTGGTTGGGGGCACTGAACAAGGtggaggaggcagcagggaggTGCTCACCGATGAAGCTCTTCAGGAGGGGGTCAATGGGATGGGGCTGGTCTGAGATAAGGAACTTGACCGCTGTGATGACGGTGCTCCGGGTGTGTGGCCGACCTGCAGAACAAGAAGAGGTGGAGGTGAGTCAGTGAGGGGCAGGGGGCAAACCTGGATGCTTACAGGTCAGAAGGTGCTGAGGCTCCTCCCCCTGCTTCCCTGGAAGACAGACCTGTACCCCCTCCCCATCTCTGGGAAAGTGGATTCTACCATTTCCCTTGGCAGCCTTGAATCTCCCCTCAATCCTTCATGCTGCAGCTGAAACAGTAGGACTGCCAGTGCTTAGGTAACCACACCACAGGTTGCAAACAGGGAACCGATAACCAAGACAGGAACTGCTCCGACAAAGACTTTCCCTCAGGCCTTGGGATTTTTCAGACATGTTATCTCAATGAGTCCTAACAATGATCCTATtaattaataatgataaaatagtattaaaatcaccaataaaaataatctctttgaCACATGAGAAAAGAGAGACTCAGAGAGGATAAGTTCATGTCTAAGGCCACACAGCAGATCCAGAATTCCTGGCTGGGCCCTTCCTCCTGGGCCTGCGTTCTGGCTGGTGGTCAGGGGGGCCTAACAGAACTCTGATCATCTCCAGGCTCGGTCATGAAGAGCTCGCTTACTTGTGCTCTGCTGCTTGCTTTCGGAGTAGAGAAGCCGAATAAAGAGGGGGAGGACATTCCCttaatgaaagaaacaaatgggTGGATGCTCCACCTGCCTGAACCTCTCCTCAGTGGCTTGCCCCCCTTGCCCCCCCACCCAACCCCCAGCACACTGCAGCGAGCGGGCTAAGGTGCTTCCACTACACAGGCTTTACGTTCAGCCTCAAGGAAATGTTTACCAATTGGTGCTAAGGCATGAATGAATGGAAGTTACTGAACTCAGACTTTTAGCTTTTACCTCTTTCTCTTGCCAGCCTGACTGGCTCCCAGGAAGATTTAGGGTGGCTGATGAAGACAGGCACAAGAGAGTAAGATTAAGTGAACTGAAAACAAGAACAAGGCCAAGGACGACTGAAGGCAGGGAGGTGAGAAGGAGACTAGAAGGAAGACGTACAGGCAGCATCAGTTAGGAAGTTCCAGGAACCTACTAGAAGCAGGACACTCATCTGGCTCTAAGCTTCCCAGCAGTTGGTGGTAAAAAGGAAATGTGACCAGGTGGCTGGTTCAACAGAATACGTGGGACAGAAACAAATAGGTGTTTAGGCAAAACAGGGCTCCTCTGCATCTTAAGACTCTCGTCTGTCAAGGTTCTTTGTGTGATGTAATAGATAGTGTTCTCAACAATGTTCTTCCATCTACAGTCATGAGGCCAGACAACTGCTTCTTATGAACCCAGCAACCCAAGAAAGCCTTAACTGAAATCACTAACATACCTAGTAACAGCAGCAGCTCTCAACTTACTATTAATTACTGTAGGTACCACACAGCGTACCAAACACTGTACCTGCGTTCTGTCAACCAGAGCATCCACTGGTTCCGTAAGGGGCCAGCTGGCCAGCTTGAAGCCCACTGGCCTTTCATTCTGGGGACTCTCCCTTTCCTAGGAGCCCCACAACCCCACCTGCCTGCTTTCCACCTCCTGAAGCTAAGATACCTGGTGTGCCAAAACGTGACAAACTAAAACGCCTGCCCCTCCTGGTTTTTGCCCAGCCCTCCCCAAGCCTCAGGGGCATGTCAGCCTGTCCCAGTCCATACTGACATCTGCTCATAGCTCAGGCTAGCTGAAAAGAGCTGACCCTCCGCAGGTTGCAGTCTATGGCTGGAAACTGTTTTTTgcagaaaaactgtttttgttgaCCTCTGTGTGCAGCACTAAGCTACTGTCCACATCAAGGATTATGAAGTTGGCATCATGagatttttggttgtttttttttatagaggcggggtctcatcatgttgcccaggctggtctcaaactcctaggctcaagtgatccacccacctcagcctcccaaagtgctgggattacagacatgtgccaccatgcctagccaacaTCATGAGATTTTTAAGTGTATTTGTGGTAGGGACCTATCAAGGACTCTGTCCCTTCTATCCCACAGTCCCATAGAAGGAAGCCTTTAAGTCTCAGGTATCACTGTGTGTTCCTCTGTAGCTTCCTTGCCTCTGTTGCATAGATACCATGATTCTTGTACCCAATGACTTGAAATAGCTCACTCTGCCCCAGCTGCTTGGATGCTCAGTGGCAAACTGCCCACCTCCGCACTGGGTTGCCTTGCCCACACCTGTGTGCCTACCTGCAGCAAGCTGCTTCCGGAAGCGGGGCAGAAGGAACGAAGGGTTCACAAGGACCAGCTTCCCAATGCACTCAGCCACCACCCCCCGGGTACCCTCCTCGGCGCCCTCACAGCGCCGGAACAGCAGGGCCCAGATGTCCTCAGCGTAGGGCTTCAGGCTGTCAGGCTGGGCGGCCCCCAGGGCCTCCCTAAGTGAGTGCAGCAGCAGGTACTGTCGTCGGGGCTCAGCCTCGATCTGCTCCAGCAGGAAGGGCAGGAAGTCGGGCAGGCTGCCAGCACCCACGCGGCCCAGTGCATAGGAGGCCGCAGCCCTCACATCCTCACTGGATGACCCCAAGGCTTCCAGGAGCACTGCCTTCAGCTCCCGCTGGGGGCCTGGCCCAGCCACCTGACCCACCTCAGCCAGCGACAGGAATGCCAGGACTTTGACCCCTGTGCTGGAGTGGGGCGACCTGGCATCGCAGACCAGATGGTTGGCTGTGCTTGCCGCCTCTTGGGGACAGGCAGCTGAGAGAGCTGCCACACACCGGGCCAATGAGTGGAACACCTGCTTGTGCAGGCCAGGCCCACCATCCACAGCCTGCTCATAAACAGGAGCAGTGAGCAGGCTGATGAGTTTGGCATAGTCCACACATGGGGGACGGGTCCCCACCAGGGCCTGCAGGAAGCCTTCAGTGGCTGCCAGAACCCCGGCTGGCAACAGGGGCGAACGCAGCAGCCGCAGCAGCTCTGAGAGCACAGGGCCACTGACCTCTACCAAAGAGGCTGGCTGGGCCTGGGTCACTGTGGCAAGGAAGTCCACGGCCAGCTGGGCCACATGCATGTCACTCTCATTGACCAGGGCAGGCAGCTCAGCCAGTACAGCCTGCACGGCAGacggtgggaggctgaggccctggCTCTGGGCCAGGGCATCCAAGGCTGCCAGTGTGGCCAGTCGCAAAGCCCGCTGATTCTTCCGCAGGAATGAGGCCAGAATGGGCAGTGCCTCGGCTAGGATGGGCTGTAGATCAAGCtgcagtggggacacagccaccaGCGTAAGCGCCTTGACGGCGGGCAGCCGGGTGATCTCATTCCGCAGGCGGTCCAGGAGGAGCAGTAATATAGGCTCCAGCTCATCCCCAAGCCGGTCACCCAGGTGGCCTACAAGGTGGCCCATGCAGGAAATGGCCCGCTCCTTCACCTCCTGGTCCAGGTCAGTGGCACGGAGTCGCGCCAGGGTAACCGCAGACATCTCTCCAACATACGGCTCAGGATCCAGTATCCGAGCCCTGTCCAGCGGCCACAGGGCCTGCACCAACTCCTGTAGCACCACCAGGGCCTCGGCTGCAATCTTATAGAAAGGGTCAGCCACACAGGCCATCACAGGTGGCAGGAGGGTGGGCAAGTGTGGGTGGAAGGCCTCAGCTGGTTCGGTGCCCAGCAGCCCCTGCAGAAAGGCCAGGGCATCCATCCGGATGGTGGAGGAGCTGGAGCGGTCGGCCAGCGAGAAGATGATGCCTGTAGGGTGAGTGCAAGGGTTATGAGGCCACCACCTCTGATGCAACGCGGCCCTCCCTGGAAGCAAGGCTGGGGTACCTACAGGTGCCTGAGCTGGACTGAAGCACCTAAACTCTTCTACAGAAGTTTCCAAGAAGTCAGCGCTGACCAGTGGCCAGGGTTGAGGGAAACATGTCCAGGGCACTCATTGGAACCAGCCTTGTTCTCACTGCCGGTAGTGGGAGGCCACTGGAGACTCTTGACCAGGGACTGAGCCTGGGACTGGGTCCCAGACTCTCTCAGAAATTGGAGGCTCAACTCAGGGGTGGGGTCTGGGTTCTGGAAGTGGCCCAGAACAGCAGATACCTGGTTGCAGTCCAGCCTACCTGATACCAGCACAGGCATGTGCTCAGCCAGGCTGCCGGGGAGGACGCCTGCCAGCTCGGTGAGGAGGCTGAAGCATCCCTGGCGCACTCTGATGCTCCGATCTTTAAGCTGCCGCTGCAGGGCCTTGACCACAAGGGGCACCTGTGGACAGGAGGGGGAAGTCAAGGTCAGGGACCACCAAAAAAACCTCCCAGGCTGCCCACTACCAGGAGGCTTTGCCAGACACATCCCCAGGGAGGATGTCGGCATCAAGGTATCTCCCAAGCACTCATCCTtcactctgtgccaggcttttGGTGACTGCACACAGACCCTTGGAGGGTAGGCATATTTCCCGCATCCATTTTACAGGTACAGAGAGACcaagcaacttgctcaaggtcacccaggCAGGTTGGCTGTCACTACCACACTCCAGAAGCCTGGCTGGCTCTCGTCCCCCACCCCGGGGACCCCTTCCCTTCCACAGCTGGATGTTCTCCCCAGGTGAGTTTCCAAGTCCAGGGACACTAACAGTGAGTGGCTGGGTGGGCAAATTGGGGGTAAAGGTGGAGGTGAAGGCACACCCACCTGTCCACGTAGCATGTGGAGGTTGCTGCCGGTCTGGGTGGGTTCCTCCATGGCCTCCAGCCATCCCTTTGGAGGCTGCGTTTGCCGCAGCAGTACGATGTAAGCGGTGAAGACATCAGCCTTGACATTCTCCTCGCGTTCTTTGAAGCGGCGGATGAGCACAGGTGCCAGGGTGCAGTGGAAATCAGGCAGCAGGTCAGGCCGCGAGCTGATCAAGGCTGCGATGCACTTGGCAGCTGCCCGGCGCACCTTCCAGCTCATGTCATCATCATCGCTGTATTCATCCTCACTCTCTAGGGCAGGAACAAGACACACGTGGAACCCTTGTCTCCCAGGACAGGTCTGCAGCTCGGGGGAgaagggatggggaggagaggaagCCGGGCACTGTGCTTCACCTTTTGCTGATCAGCTTTTATAGATACCCTATGGGGAACATTCCCTACCTTTTAACGGGCATCTACTGTGTGCTACAGATGGGGCTAAGCATGTCAAACCCATAATCTTATTTTAGCTTCATGATGACCTTTTGAGACAGGGATTATTTCCCCATTATAGAGGTGAGGAAATTGGGGTTTAGAGAGAGGAAATGGATTGCTCCAAGTTAAGGAAATACTTGGAGTTAAACTAGAgtcctccctgcctccagacccttaATTGTCTGGACTGTACCAGGGAAAAAACAGACTTCCAAGTCGTCGTGTAGACTTGGAGAATCAATTTGGGGCACGAAACTCATCTTTTGGCATCAGGTTTCGCTATGTGATGCTTCGTTTACTGGGACTCCAGAAGGGAAAAGGGACAGAGCCTCCCTTTGGCCTCTTCTCTCGCCTGATCTCTGCCTCTCAAGGGTCCCGATTTCAAGGCTTCCAGGCAGGACTAGTAAAGAGGAAATGCTGGGTTTGTGTGGCTTTCTACCCCACAATCTCCCTGAAAGTCAAGGGCTCATGCAGTCTTTACCATCACCTCAGAAGTGAAGGTAGTGCcgagccccattttacagatgacaagaCTAAGGCTCAGAGGGGGTGAGACTCTCAGGGCACACAGCGAGGaacagcagagctgagattcaggCCCACGAGGCCCAGCCCTATCACCTGGGGAGGCACTCGGGAGGCTCAGAGGAGGAGAGTCTTGCCTGGGAGCGCCCCGAGGCACAGGCTCAGAGTCCAGCATGGCCTTGCCCATACCACTCTGTGGACCACTTGGACCCACAGGGTGGTGTCTGGGCAGCCACAGTGGGCCACAGCCACCGGGCAGCTCAGCAGCCATCCCCTCTGATGGACCACTGTCACCCCCACAGAAGGCCACCCATGAACACACATCTTTAGCTCCCTATTACTGACAAGTGTCCCACCTCCCTGGCTTGGCATTCAAGGCCCCCACATGCCTATCCAATCTCATCTACCATCCCATCTTGTTCCAAGTACCCCATCAGGCTCTAAATCCATCGTCTCCATCTATGCCCTGCCTTCAGGCCTAGTGGCATCTCTGCCCTGGAAATCTATCTGAATGacaggaccacaggcacaggaGGAAAGAAGCTATCAAGTCCACCCCCATTGAGATATCTCACTCCTCTGCCAGTGCCTGCCATTCCACCATCAGGGCTTTCCTCTGCTGGGTTAAAGACATTATCTCCCGAAAGCCATTCATAAAAGGGTACACAGTGGCAGTGCAGAGGTGGGGGAGTCTGACAAACCTGGCTCCAAGGCCCAGCTATGCCAATTCCTAGTTGTGTTATCTCAGGCCACTCTCTTCTCAGTATGTGTCCTTGTCTGCAACACGGGGTAATAATATCTGTTTTTCTGGGGTTATTGTGAGGAACACAACcagcaaatgctcaataaatgacagcAATGACTACTATCATGACTGTGGTCTATGCAGTCACAGCAGGTGGGACTGGAGCTTGAGGCAGAGCTGGCATCAGGACAGGGGCATCAAATGTGACCACTGTCTTTGGCTGGAGGATCCCAGGAAGGCTGTGCTCACCTCCACCCTCCAACCCCAACGATGGGCTATCCACCAACCTTGCTCACTGAATTCACTATCCTCTGTCTCCATCTGCTCCTCATCCTCATCACTGTCGTAGTTGTAGTTGGGGTCATGTTTTATGtactggaggcagaggctggtcaCGTTGGGCACGTGAGGGCCCATTTCCTTGGGGCACCTGTGGGGTAGGATGAGGAATGCTTTGCTGGATTCAGTCAGGATGGGAGTAGGGGGTAGGGCCCAACGGGAGTCCTGAAATTTTACTGCTTTGAGGCCAGCATCCCCACCAACTTCCCAAAGAAGTCCCCAGGCAATCCCACCATACATACTTCCTCAAGAAGGCCTCAAAAGCCTGGAGGCAGGACTCCCGGAGCTCATCATCATCCAGGTTGCAGAAATCCTCCACCAGGGGCACCAGGCGGTCCAGGTGAGCCCCTGCAGGGCCAGGTGGGTCACTGAACCCAAGCCAGACACTCTCATGGAGTTCCCCGAGCCCGCAGCACTCAGCCTGTCCCCCCGCACCTATAGCCTTGCCACACCTATAGCCCTGACCACTGCAGATTCAACTCAGAGGTTTCACAGTTCAGGGTTCTAGCCCTGACTCTGCCACCCAACTGCTATGGGACTTTGGGCAGGTCACAACATTTCTTTGACCTTAGCTGATTTTCACAACAAGGATAACAATGCCTCCTGGGCAGAGATTTTGTGAAGATAAATTATGTAAAGATAAatagctggctgggcgcggtggctcacgcctgtaatcccagcactttgggaggctgaggcagtcggatcacaaggtcaggagactgagaccacggtgaaaccccgtctctactaaaaatacaaaaaattagccaggcgcggtggcgggtgcctatagtcccagctactcaggaggctgaggcaggagaatggtgtgaacccaggaggcggagcttgcagtgagccgagattgcgccactgcactccagcccgggcgacagagcgagactccgtctcaaaaaaaaaaaaaaaaaaaagataaatagcttaggccaggcgcggtggctcatgcctgtaatcccagcattttgggagtccaaggcaggtggattacaaggtcaggagatcgagaccatccttggctaacatggtgaaaccctgtctctattaaaaatacaaaaaattagctgggtgtggtggcacacacctgtagttccagctactcaggaggctgaggcaggaggattgcttgagcctgggaggtggaggttgcagtgagacaagatagcgtcattgtactccagcctgcgggacacagtgagattctatctcaaaaaaataagtaaataaaaataaaaataaatagcttaggccgggcgtggtggctcacacctgtaaacccagcactttgggaggccgaggcagatggatcatctgaggtcaggagttcgagaccagcttggccaacatggtgaaactccatctctactaaaaattcaaaaattagctgcatgtggtggtgcgcccctataatcccagctatttgggagactgaggcaggagaatcgcttgaacctgggaggtggaggttacagtgagcagagattgtgccactgcactccagcctggggaacagagcgagacacgagactcagtctgaaaaaaaaaaaataaagttagaaaagCTTAGtccaaggctgggcgcagtggcttacccctgtaatcctagcactttgagaggcctaggcaggcaga
The sequence above is drawn from the Rhinopithecus roxellana isolate Shanxi Qingling chromosome 1, ASM756505v1, whole genome shotgun sequence genome and encodes:
- the CAND2 gene encoding cullin-associated NEDD8-dissociated protein 2 isoform X1, with protein sequence MSTAAFHISSLLEKMTSSDKDFRFMATSDLMSELQKDSIQLDEDSERKVVKMLLRLLEDKNGEVQNLAVKCLGPLVGKVKEYQVETIVDTLCANMRSDKEQLRDIAGIGLKTVLSELPPAATGSGLATNVCRKITGQLTSAIAQQEDVAVQLEALDILSDMLSRLGAPLGAFHASLLHCLLPQLSSPRLAVRKRAVGALGHLAAACSTDLFVELADHLLDRLPGPRAPTSPAAIRTLIQCLGSVGRQAGHRLGAHLDRLVPLVEDFCNLDDDELRESCLQAFEAFLRKCPKEMGPHVPNVTSLCLQYIKHDPNYNYDSDEDEEQMETEDSEFSEQESEDEYSDDDDMSWKVRRAAAKCIAALISSRPDLLPDFHCTLAPVLIRRFKEREENVKADVFTAYIVLLRQTQPPKGWLEAMEEPTQTGSNLHMLRGQVPLVVKALQRQLKDRSIRVRQGCFSLLTELAGVLPGSLAEHMPVLVSGIIFSLADRSSSSTIRMDALAFLQGLLGTEPAEAFHPHLPTLLPPVMACVADPFYKIAAEALVVLQELVQALWPLDRARILDPEPYVGEMSAVTLARLRATDLDQEVKERAISCMGHLVGHLGDRLGDELEPILLLLLDRLRNEITRLPAVKALTLVAVSPLQLDLQPILAEALPILASFLRKNQRALRLATLAALDALAQSQGLSLPPSAVQAVLAELPALVNESDMHVAQLAVDFLATVTQAQPASLVEVSGPVLSELLRLLRSPLLPAGVLAATEGFLQALVGTRPPCVDYAKLISLLTAPVYEQAVDGGPGLHKQVFHSLARCVAALSAACPQEAASTANHLVCDARSPHSSTGVKVLAFLSLAEVGQVAGPGPQRELKAVLLEALGSSSEDVRAAASYALGRVGAGSLPDFLPFLLEQIEAEPRRQYLLLHSLREALGAAQPDSLKPYAEDIWALLFRRCEGAEEGTRGVVAECIGKLVLVNPSFLLPRFRKQLAAGRPHTRSTVITAVKFLISDQPHPIDPLLKSFIGEFMESLQDPDLNVRRATLAFFNSAVHNKPSLVRDLLDDILPLLYQETKIRRDLIREVEMGPFKHTVDDGLDVRKAAFECMYSLLESCLGQLDICEFLNHVEDGLKDHYDIRMLTFIMLARLATLCPAPVLQRVDRLIEPLRATCTAKVKAGSVKQEFEKQDELKRSAMRAVAALLTIPEVGKSPIMADFSSQIRSNPELAALFESIQKDSASTPSTDSMELS
- the CAND2 gene encoding cullin-associated NEDD8-dissociated protein 2 isoform X3 is translated as MFGQRRPPGRPPPGDPPGPAGAHLDRLVPLVEDFCNLDDDELRESCLQAFEAFLRKCPKEMGPHVPNVTSLCLQYIKHDPNYNYDSDEDEEQMETEDSEFSEQESEDEYSDDDDMSWKVRRAAAKCIAALISSRPDLLPDFHCTLAPVLIRRFKEREENVKADVFTAYIVLLRQTQPPKGWLEAMEEPTQTGSNLHMLRGQVPLVVKALQRQLKDRSIRVRQGCFSLLTELAGVLPGSLAEHMPVLVSGIIFSLADRSSSSTIRMDALAFLQGLLGTEPAEAFHPHLPTLLPPVMACVADPFYKIAAEALVVLQELVQALWPLDRARILDPEPYVGEMSAVTLARLRATDLDQEVKERAISCMGHLVGHLGDRLGDELEPILLLLLDRLRNEITRLPAVKALTLVAVSPLQLDLQPILAEALPILASFLRKNQRALRLATLAALDALAQSQGLSLPPSAVQAVLAELPALVNESDMHVAQLAVDFLATVTQAQPASLVEVSGPVLSELLRLLRSPLLPAGVLAATEGFLQALVGTRPPCVDYAKLISLLTAPVYEQAVDGGPGLHKQVFHSLARCVAALSAACPQEAASTANHLVCDARSPHSSTGVKVLAFLSLAEVGQVAGPGPQRELKAVLLEALGSSSEDVRAAASYALGRVGAGSLPDFLPFLLEQIEAEPRRQYLLLHSLREALGAAQPDSLKPYAEDIWALLFRRCEGAEEGTRGVVAECIGKLVLVNPSFLLPRFRKQLAAGRPHTRSTVITAVKFLISDQPHPIDPLLKSFIGEFMESLQDPDLNVRRATLAFFNSAVHNKPSLVRDLLDDILPLLYQETKIRRDLIREVEMGPFKHTVDDGLDVRKAAFECMYSLLESCLGQLDICEFLNHVEDGLKDHYDIRMLTFIMLARLATLCPAPVLQRVDRLIEPLRATCTAKVKAGSVKQEFEKQDELKRSAMRAVAALLTIPEVGKSPIMADFSSQIRSNPELAALFESIQKDSASTPSTDSMELS
- the CAND2 gene encoding cullin-associated NEDD8-dissociated protein 2 isoform X2 yields the protein MRSDKEQLRDIAGIGLKTVLSELPPAATGSGLATNVCRKITGQLTSAIAQQEDVAVQLEALDILSDMLSRLGAPLGAFHASLLHCLLPQLSSPRLAVRKRAVGALGHLAAACSTDLFVELADHLLDRLPGPRAPTSPAAIRTLIQCLGSVGRQAGHRLGAHLDRLVPLVEDFCNLDDDELRESCLQAFEAFLRKCPKEMGPHVPNVTSLCLQYIKHDPNYNYDSDEDEEQMETEDSEFSEQESEDEYSDDDDMSWKVRRAAAKCIAALISSRPDLLPDFHCTLAPVLIRRFKEREENVKADVFTAYIVLLRQTQPPKGWLEAMEEPTQTGSNLHMLRGQVPLVVKALQRQLKDRSIRVRQGCFSLLTELAGVLPGSLAEHMPVLVSGIIFSLADRSSSSTIRMDALAFLQGLLGTEPAEAFHPHLPTLLPPVMACVADPFYKIAAEALVVLQELVQALWPLDRARILDPEPYVGEMSAVTLARLRATDLDQEVKERAISCMGHLVGHLGDRLGDELEPILLLLLDRLRNEITRLPAVKALTLVAVSPLQLDLQPILAEALPILASFLRKNQRALRLATLAALDALAQSQGLSLPPSAVQAVLAELPALVNESDMHVAQLAVDFLATVTQAQPASLVEVSGPVLSELLRLLRSPLLPAGVLAATEGFLQALVGTRPPCVDYAKLISLLTAPVYEQAVDGGPGLHKQVFHSLARCVAALSAACPQEAASTANHLVCDARSPHSSTGVKVLAFLSLAEVGQVAGPGPQRELKAVLLEALGSSSEDVRAAASYALGRVGAGSLPDFLPFLLEQIEAEPRRQYLLLHSLREALGAAQPDSLKPYAEDIWALLFRRCEGAEEGTRGVVAECIGKLVLVNPSFLLPRFRKQLAAGRPHTRSTVITAVKFLISDQPHPIDPLLKSFIGEFMESLQDPDLNVRRATLAFFNSAVHNKPSLVRDLLDDILPLLYQETKIRRDLIREVEMGPFKHTVDDGLDVRKAAFECMYSLLESCLGQLDICEFLNHVEDGLKDHYDIRMLTFIMLARLATLCPAPVLQRVDRLIEPLRATCTAKVKAGSVKQEFEKQDELKRSAMRAVAALLTIPEVGKSPIMADFSSQIRSNPELAALFESIQKDSASTPSTDSMELS